A genomic segment from Pseudoduganella chitinolytica encodes:
- the guaB gene encoding IMP dehydrogenase, giving the protein MRLLQKALTFDDVLLVPAYSNVLPANTSLRTKLTRNISLNIPLLSAAMDTVTEARLAIAMAQEGGIGIIHKNLRPTDQAREVAKVKRFEAGVLRDPITIPPDMKIRDVIKLTEQYGISGFPVVEGKEVVGIITNRDLRFEQELDAEVRAKMTPREKLVTVKEDADTTEAKRLMNKHRLERVIVVNDAFELRGLITVKDIQKSTEHPNASKDQHGKLLVGAAVGVGAKDEERIELLVQAGVDVLVVDTAHGHSQGILDRVKYIKTKYPHVDVIGGNIATAAAAKALVEYGADAVKVGIGPGSICTTRIVAGVGVPQITAISNVAQALEGTGVPCIADGGIRFSGDISKALAAGASTVMMGSMFAGTEEAPGEVILYQGRSYKSYRGMGSLGAMAEGSADRYFQEASAKADKFVPEGIEGRVAYKGSVLAIIFQLVGGVRQSMGYCGCATIDELREKAEFVEITSAGMRESHVHDVQITKEAPNYRSE; this is encoded by the coding sequence ATGCGTCTACTCCAAAAAGCACTCACGTTCGATGACGTGCTCCTCGTTCCAGCATACTCGAACGTTCTGCCTGCCAACACGTCCCTCCGCACCAAGCTGACCCGCAATATTTCGCTGAACATCCCGCTGTTGTCCGCGGCGATGGACACGGTCACCGAAGCGCGTCTCGCCATCGCCATGGCGCAAGAGGGCGGTATCGGCATCATCCACAAGAACCTCCGTCCGACCGACCAGGCGCGCGAAGTGGCGAAGGTCAAGCGTTTCGAAGCGGGCGTGCTGCGCGACCCAATCACGATTCCGCCGGACATGAAGATCCGCGACGTGATCAAGCTGACGGAGCAGTACGGCATCAGCGGCTTCCCGGTCGTCGAAGGCAAGGAAGTGGTCGGCATCATCACCAACCGCGACCTGCGTTTCGAGCAGGAACTGGACGCGGAAGTGCGCGCCAAGATGACGCCGCGCGAGAAGCTGGTCACGGTCAAGGAAGACGCGGACACGACCGAAGCGAAGCGCCTGATGAACAAGCACCGCCTGGAGCGCGTGATCGTCGTCAACGACGCGTTCGAGCTGCGCGGCCTGATCACGGTGAAGGACATCCAGAAGTCGACGGAACACCCGAACGCCTCGAAAGACCAGCACGGCAAGCTGCTGGTGGGCGCGGCCGTCGGCGTGGGCGCCAAGGATGAAGAGCGCATCGAGCTGCTGGTGCAAGCCGGCGTGGACGTACTGGTGGTGGACACGGCGCACGGCCACTCCCAGGGCATCCTGGACCGCGTAAAGTACATCAAGACGAAATACCCGCACGTGGACGTCATCGGCGGCAACATCGCCACGGCGGCCGCCGCGAAGGCGCTGGTGGAGTACGGCGCGGACGCGGTGAAAGTCGGCATCGGCCCCGGCTCCATCTGCACCACCCGTATCGTCGCCGGCGTCGGCGTGCCCCAGATCACCGCCATCTCGAACGTGGCGCAGGCGCTGGAAGGCACCGGCGTGCCGTGCATCGCGGACGGCGGCATCCGCTTCTCGGGCGACATCTCGAAGGCCCTGGCGGCCGGCGCGTCGACCGTCATGATGGGTTCCATGTTTGCCGGTACCGAGGAAGCGCCGGGCGAAGTGATCCTGTACCAGGGCCGCTCGTACAAGTCGTACCGCGGCATGGGTTCGCTGGGCGCGATGGCGGAAGGCTCGGCCGACCGCTACTTCCAGGAAGCGTCGGCCAAGGCCGACAAGTTCGTGCCGGAAGGCATTGAAGGCCGTGTGGCCTACAAGGGCTCCGTGCTGGCGATCATCTTCCAGCTGGTCGGCGGCGTGCGCCAGTCGATGGGCTACTGTGGCTGCGCCACGATCGACGAACTGCGCGAGAAAGCGGAATTCGTCGAGATCACGTCGGCGGGCATGCGCGAGTCGCACGTGCACGACGTGCAGATCACCAAGGAAGCGCCGAACTACCGTTCGGAATAA